In Corynebacterium matruchotii, a single genomic region encodes these proteins:
- a CDS encoding SURF1 family protein: MARISRTTRTAQTGWRVFITPGWVITFLLVISFSYAAFTILSPWQLGKDAQIVNRNNHIEDAFNVDPKPYSDIFTSDGVIKDDQEWMRVTLTGRYLTEKEVILRLRPVESTPALHALTPFQLDSGEIILVNRGFEPTTADKETTIPPAPTEEVTILAHARVDEQQPQTAPRTDVDPKQVYGINTEQIGQIEGLTLAKDYVQLSDNQPGLLHFIPIPKLDRGNHLSYGFQWIAFGIMAPLGFGYFLWSEARERRRLREEEAEMAAQAAATPEREPDPEPQADSAAPIVSAAPVAQQAPTEAASQSTSTAAQGSRPRRSRYGNQHPNHYEKFAKRDDQRF, from the coding sequence ATGGCACGCATTTCTCGCACCACCCGAACCGCACAAACCGGGTGGCGTGTCTTTATCACCCCCGGCTGGGTCATTACCTTCCTGCTGGTCATCAGTTTCTCCTACGCGGCTTTCACCATTTTGTCGCCCTGGCAATTGGGCAAGGACGCACAGATCGTGAACCGCAATAATCACATCGAAGACGCATTCAACGTGGATCCGAAACCCTATTCGGATATCTTCACCAGCGACGGTGTGATTAAGGACGATCAGGAGTGGATGCGGGTGACCCTCACCGGCCGGTATCTCACCGAGAAGGAGGTGATTCTGCGGCTGCGGCCGGTGGAATCCACCCCGGCGCTGCATGCGCTCACCCCGTTCCAATTGGATTCCGGGGAGATCATCCTGGTCAACCGGGGTTTTGAGCCCACCACCGCGGACAAGGAAACCACGATCCCGCCGGCACCAACCGAGGAGGTGACGATCCTGGCGCACGCCCGGGTCGATGAGCAACAGCCCCAAACCGCACCCCGCACCGATGTGGATCCGAAGCAGGTGTATGGCATCAACACGGAGCAGATCGGCCAGATCGAAGGGTTAACGCTAGCCAAGGACTATGTGCAGCTTTCCGATAACCAGCCGGGGTTGCTGCATTTTATTCCCATCCCCAAGCTGGATCGGGGCAATCATCTTTCCTACGGTTTCCAATGGATTGCCTTCGGCATCATGGCCCCACTGGGGTTTGGGTATTTCCTCTGGTCGGAGGCCCGGGAACGGCGGAGGTTGCGGGAGGAAGAGGCCGAGATGGCGGCGCAGGCCGCGGCCACCCCGGAACGTGAGCCGGACCCGGAACCGCAGGCAGACTCGGCGGCCCCGATAGTCTCAGCGGCACCAGTGGCCCAGCAGGCCCCGACGGAGGCGGCGTCGCAAAGCACAAGCACGGCGGCGCAGGGGTCGCGGCCGCGGCGCTCACGCTACGGCAATCAGCACCCCAACCATTACGAAAAATTCGCCAAGCGGGACGATCAACGGTTCTAG
- a CDS encoding low molecular weight protein-tyrosine-phosphatase, giving the protein MCTGNICRSPMGDVILNQAVAAAGLADSVTVDSCGTGGWHVGQGADRRALTELAKAGYDGSAHRAAQFDDSHAAADLIIAMDDRHVQWLTTIGVEPGRIRLLRSFDPASVAAGDLNVEDPYYGYASDFELARTQIEAAVPGILDWIRHELE; this is encoded by the coding sequence ATCTGCACCGGTAATATCTGCCGCTCCCCAATGGGGGATGTGATCCTCAATCAGGCGGTGGCGGCGGCCGGGTTGGCCGACAGCGTCACCGTCGATTCCTGCGGGACCGGAGGCTGGCATGTGGGCCAGGGGGCCGACCGTCGGGCGCTCACCGAGTTGGCGAAGGCCGGCTACGATGGGAGCGCCCACCGGGCCGCCCAGTTCGACGATTCGCACGCGGCCGCCGACCTGATTATCGCCATGGATGACCGCCATGTACAGTGGTTGACCACCATAGGGGTAGAACCTGGACGGATTAGATTGCTGCGCAGCTTCGACCCGGCATCCGTGGCCGCAGGCGACCTGAATGTGGAGGATCCTTACTATGGTTACGCCTCCGATTTCGAGCTGGCCCGCACCCAAATCGAGGCGGCTGTTCCCGGCATTCTCGACTGGATCAGGCACGAGCTGGAATAA
- a CDS encoding HAD-IA family hydrolase, with translation MTTLLLDVDGTLIDSYPGIRASFTATLRDLGTPIPDEAWLRTIPGPPIEHTFTRLGLTPAEARVAKGMYREHYELSGWLDSSLYPEWPETLAEWKADGHTLCVATSKNEMSAKTMLRNFGIEQYFDFIAGAQEYGPRATKADVIQYVIDSMNLPTDGSDMLMIGDRMHDIEGATPFGIPTVLVSWGYGSPDEWQAACRTASTMTELKGIVHDFNQSPHSFQPRPLTNESDDEPGEAPERRGWGYNTEQS, from the coding sequence ATGACCACATTACTTCTCGACGTAGATGGCACACTCATTGACTCCTACCCCGGGATCCGCGCATCCTTTACCGCAACCCTGCGGGATCTGGGTACCCCCATCCCAGACGAGGCTTGGCTGCGGACCATCCCCGGCCCCCCGATCGAGCACACATTTACCCGGCTCGGCTTAACCCCCGCCGAAGCCCGCGTAGCCAAGGGCATGTATCGGGAGCACTACGAGCTTAGCGGTTGGTTAGATTCCAGCCTCTATCCCGAATGGCCGGAGACCCTGGCGGAATGGAAGGCTGATGGGCACACCCTCTGCGTCGCAACCAGCAAAAATGAAATGAGCGCTAAGACCATGCTGCGAAACTTCGGAATAGAACAATATTTCGATTTTATTGCGGGGGCGCAGGAATATGGTCCACGGGCAACCAAAGCCGACGTCATCCAATATGTGATTGATTCAATGAATCTCCCCACCGATGGTTCGGATATGCTTATGATTGGCGATCGAATGCATGACATCGAAGGGGCAACACCGTTTGGAATACCAACCGTGTTGGTTTCTTGGGGTTACGGCAGTCCAGATGAATGGCAGGCAGCTTGTCGCACGGCTAGCACCATGACGGAATTGAAAGGAATTGTTCATGACTTCAACCAGTCCCCCCACAGTTTCCAGCCGCGACCACTCACCAACGAATCCGACGACGAACCCGGAGAAGCTCCCGAAAGGCGCGGCTGGGGCTACAACACCGAGCAGTCCTAA
- the cobC gene encoding Rv2231c family pyridoxal phosphate-dependent protein CobC, giving the protein MNVPACPPSRIHGDIAARGARIDFSVNVATSTPSWLIDALTSEIANLAAYPDADRLAAAEELIAEYHGVPPDYVMLLAGAAEGFVLLPHLPTTHPTIIHPGFSEPDIIFTDAGRPVDRVILPEPFTVLPSISDDADLVVIGNPTNPTGVLWGTDDLLDLDDGRRFVVVDEAFIDVVGEEHSVIPQVPIHPRLIVLRSLTKTWAIAGLRVGYMVADPDIVLGPLRRWRPHWPIGTLQIAAAEAVFTHGVTTLPEHRSQLLADREAMLRQLATVGWLPVSDSRAPFVLVRPGDLSPDQARTRYRKLMAHGIALRRCDTFPGLGWNYFRLAVRKKPQVDSLITALKE; this is encoded by the coding sequence ATGAATGTGCCAGCTTGCCCGCCGTCCCGCATTCACGGCGATATTGCCGCCCGCGGCGCCCGCATCGACTTCTCTGTCAATGTTGCTACTAGCACGCCTAGCTGGCTTATCGACGCTTTGACCAGCGAAATTGCAAATCTTGCGGCTTATCCCGATGCCGACCGCCTCGCGGCGGCGGAAGAACTCATTGCGGAATATCACGGAGTCCCCCCGGACTATGTGATGTTGCTTGCAGGAGCGGCCGAAGGCTTCGTTTTATTGCCCCACCTGCCCACCACCCACCCGACTATTATCCACCCGGGGTTCTCCGAACCCGACATTATTTTCACCGACGCCGGCCGGCCCGTGGACCGGGTGATCCTGCCCGAACCCTTCACCGTGCTCCCGTCGATAAGCGACGATGCGGACCTCGTGGTCATCGGCAACCCCACCAACCCCACCGGCGTGCTATGGGGGACAGACGACCTGCTGGACCTTGATGACGGGCGGCGGTTCGTCGTGGTCGATGAGGCCTTTATCGACGTGGTGGGGGAGGAGCATTCCGTCATTCCCCAGGTGCCGATTCACCCCCGCCTCATCGTGCTCCGCAGCCTCACGAAAACGTGGGCGATCGCCGGGCTGCGGGTGGGCTATATGGTGGCCGACCCCGACATCGTGCTCGGACCCCTGCGCCGCTGGCGCCCCCACTGGCCGATCGGCACCCTGCAAATCGCCGCCGCCGAGGCAGTCTTCACCCACGGCGTGACCACCCTGCCGGAACATCGCAGCCAGCTGCTAGCCGACCGGGAGGCGATGCTTCGCCAACTGGCCACCGTCGGCTGGCTGCCCGTGAGCGACTCGCGCGCCCCCTTCGTGCTGGTTCGCCCCGGCGACCTGAGCCCCGACCAGGCCCGCACCCGCTACCGGAAGCTGATGGCCCACGGCATTGCCCTGCGCCGATGCGACACATTCCCTGGGCTAGGATGGAACTATTTCCGGCTCGCCGTCCGAAAAAAACCGCAGGTAGATTCCCTCATCACCGCACTTAAGGAGTGA